One segment of Macrotis lagotis isolate mMagLag1 chromosome 1, bilby.v1.9.chrom.fasta, whole genome shotgun sequence DNA contains the following:
- the LOC141515852 gene encoding LOW QUALITY PROTEIN: enoyl-CoA hydratase domain-containing protein 2, mitochondrial-like (The sequence of the model RefSeq protein was modified relative to this genomic sequence to represent the inferred CDS: deleted 1 base in 1 codon; substituted 1 base at 1 genomic stop codon) — protein MNRTQARNALGKVFVNELSEALDQLLLDRAVXAVVFKSDVKGVFYAGATLNEGEQMNEAEVAAFVQKLQSLMNQIASSAIMGLIETSRGFLPGTGGTQCLPRCVGVSLAKEEEAKAVGLVNHAVPQNQECNTAYHRSLELAREIVPQAPIAVAVRMGKEDIDKGIEVDIASGMAIEGMCYAQNIPTQDRLEGMAAFREKRPPHFIGE, from the exons ATGAATAGAACTCAGGCCCGAAATGCTCTGGGCAAAGTCTTTGTCAATGAATTGTCAGAAGCCTTGGACCAGCTTCTTCTTGAC AGAGCTGTCTGAGCAGTTGTGTTTAAGAGTGATGTTAAGGGAGTATTCTATGCAGGTGCCACTCTGAATGAAGGAGAGCAAATGAATGAGGCCGAGGTGGCTGCTTTTGTGCAAAAACTCCAGAGTTTGATGAACCAGAT AGCTTCTTCTGCCATCATGGGACTCATAGAAACAAGTCGTGGATTCCTTCCAGGGACAGGGGGCACCCAGTGCCTGCCTCGGTGTGTGGGTGTGAGCCTGGCTAAGGAAGAAGAAGCGAAGGCTGTTGGGCTAGTGAATCACGCAGTGCCCCAGAATCAGGAGTGCAACACTGCCTACCACAGATCTCTAGAACTCGCCAGGGAGATAGTGCCTCAGGCCCCCATCGCAGTCGCAGTGAGAATGGGAAAAGAGGACATTGACAAAGGAATCGAGGTGGACATTGCATCGGGAATGGCCATTGAAGGAATGTGTTATGCCCAGAACATTCCAACCCAGGACAGGCTGGAAGGGATGGCGGCCTTCCGGGAGAAGCGACCACCCCACTTTATTGGCGAGTGA